A genomic stretch from Leptospira licerasiae serovar Varillal str. VAR 010 includes:
- a CDS encoding MATE family efflux transporter, with amino-acid sequence MHNPPLKAGNYLAPFYKKILKLYRPSRLNLKILSLALPVVFGMLSQSLVWITDTVMVGYLGQNAIAAIGIGGTCYYTLVAFLIGFSMGVQIIVARRFGEGRISEIGKVGVSTLYLSVLLGCFLSILGPWVSEWIMFWIGPEKTVNALGSEYLYFRFIGSAFYFLGFCFRGFMDGLGLTKAGFVSMAVTTIANIIFNWILIYGNLGFSPMGIGGAGLASSIAGFAGLLVFPIFFFYYKLGKYFEGVKLLPTKEHLIEIFKVGIPPGFEEGLVNVAFVIFSKIQGLISVLAVAASNVLFSTLSFAFLPGYAFGVAATTILGQAMGAKKYKLAYHSAFRAAFIAAHVMGFIGLCFIFLGKTIVYTMTRDQALVEECYPVLLLLGIIQIGDAYHMVIGAALRGAGLQNYVFRIYILLTYMVMLPLSYLFGIVWKGGTLGLWAAIFVWIASLSLIFFYEFRKKNWVKGTV; translated from the coding sequence TTGCACAACCCTCCTCTCAAAGCTGGAAACTACTTGGCTCCATTCTATAAAAAAATACTCAAACTATATCGCCCGAGTCGATTGAACCTAAAAATCCTTTCCTTAGCTCTGCCTGTTGTTTTTGGAATGTTAAGCCAATCTTTGGTTTGGATAACCGATACGGTTATGGTAGGATACCTCGGCCAAAATGCAATCGCTGCTATAGGCATAGGCGGGACATGTTATTACACTCTTGTTGCATTCCTAATCGGATTTTCAATGGGAGTACAGATCATAGTAGCAAGAAGATTTGGAGAAGGTAGAATATCCGAGATCGGTAAGGTTGGAGTTTCTACACTTTATCTCTCCGTACTTTTGGGATGTTTTTTATCCATATTAGGACCTTGGGTTTCAGAATGGATCATGTTTTGGATCGGTCCTGAAAAGACGGTTAACGCGCTCGGAAGCGAATATTTATATTTTAGATTTATAGGAAGCGCTTTTTATTTTTTAGGGTTCTGTTTCAGAGGATTCATGGACGGCCTTGGGCTAACCAAAGCAGGTTTTGTTTCCATGGCAGTAACCACTATCGCAAACATAATCTTTAACTGGATATTGATCTATGGAAACTTGGGATTTTCTCCTATGGGGATCGGAGGAGCCGGTCTTGCTTCTTCCATCGCAGGGTTCGCAGGGCTCTTAGTATTCCCTATATTCTTTTTTTATTATAAATTAGGGAAATATTTCGAAGGAGTAAAACTTTTACCAACCAAAGAACACTTAATAGAGATTTTTAAAGTGGGAATTCCTCCAGGTTTTGAAGAAGGTTTAGTCAACGTTGCATTCGTGATCTTCTCCAAGATCCAAGGATTGATCTCCGTACTTGCGGTTGCTGCATCCAACGTTCTGTTTTCCACCCTAAGTTTTGCGTTCTTACCCGGTTACGCATTTGGAGTAGCTGCCACAACAATCCTAGGCCAGGCAATGGGAGCCAAAAAATACAAATTGGCTTACCATTCCGCTTTTCGTGCGGCATTCATCGCTGCACACGTAATGGGATTTATAGGTCTATGTTTTATCTTCTTAGGGAAAACGATCGTGTATACGATGACCAGGGACCAAGCCCTAGTAGAGGAATGTTATCCGGTGCTTCTATTATTGGGAATCATCCAGATAGGGGACGCATATCATATGGTAATCGGTGCCGCCCTGAGAGGGGCCGGTTTACAGAACTATGTCTTTAGGATCTATATTCTTCTCACTTATATGGTAATGCTTCCTTTATCTTATCTTTTCGGGATCGTATGGAAAGGTGGGACTCTTGGACTATGGGCCGCAATATTCGTTTGGATCGCTTCACTTTCCTTAATTTTCTTCTATGAATTTAGAAAGAAAAATTGGGTAAAAGGGACGGTTTAA
- a CDS encoding aldo/keto reductase, producing MKKRRLGKTGMVVSEICMGTMTFGSSCDEKEAHRILNKAFDSGIDFYDTAEIYPVPPEAEYVHATEKIFGNWLKTKKRESILIATKVCGPGHGWFTPPVREGKTALDRRNIKIAIEGSLKRLGTDYIDLYQTHWPDHDFGYEETLEALTELIDEGKVRYIGSSNETAWGTMKSLEVSHTNKLAKYESIQNNFSILNRRFEDALSDICRREQISLLPYSPLAGGVLTGKYNGPTPPENARFTRYANLPTERQRRMANRFLNEGTLASTKELIEISKEAGISVTTLSVAWSKQHDYVASTIIGANTVEQLEESLKAADLILSDDILKKIDEVSKKIPYPMG from the coding sequence ATGAAAAAAAGAAGGCTTGGAAAAACGGGAATGGTGGTTTCCGAAATTTGTATGGGAACTATGACTTTCGGTTCTAGTTGCGACGAGAAAGAAGCTCATCGAATTTTGAACAAGGCCTTCGATTCCGGGATAGATTTTTACGATACAGCGGAAATCTATCCTGTTCCTCCGGAAGCGGAGTATGTTCATGCCACTGAAAAAATTTTCGGCAATTGGTTAAAGACTAAAAAGAGAGAATCTATCCTGATCGCAACTAAGGTCTGCGGCCCCGGTCATGGATGGTTCACTCCTCCGGTAAGAGAAGGTAAGACTGCGTTAGATCGCAGAAATATAAAAATAGCGATCGAAGGAAGTTTAAAAAGACTCGGAACAGATTATATAGACTTATACCAAACTCATTGGCCTGACCATGATTTCGGATATGAAGAAACGTTAGAAGCTTTGACCGAATTGATAGACGAAGGTAAAGTTAGGTATATAGGGAGCAGTAACGAAACCGCTTGGGGAACTATGAAAAGTTTAGAAGTTTCCCACACGAACAAACTCGCCAAATACGAATCCATCCAGAATAATTTCAGTATCTTAAACAGAAGATTCGAAGACGCCCTCTCTGATATATGCAGAAGAGAACAAATAAGCCTTCTTCCTTACTCTCCATTAGCAGGAGGGGTATTGACTGGAAAATACAATGGGCCCACTCCACCCGAAAATGCAAGGTTTACACGTTATGCAAATCTTCCGACAGAAAGACAAAGAAGAATGGCAAATCGCTTTCTGAACGAAGGAACTCTTGCTTCTACAAAGGAATTGATAGAGATCTCGAAGGAGGCAGGAATTAGCGTGACCACTCTTTCAGTCGCTTGGTCCAAACAACATGATTATGTTGCTTCTACCATTATTGGAGCTAACACCGTAGAACAATTGGAAGAAAGTTTAAAGGCCGCGGACCTGATCTTGTCAGACGATATTCTGAAAAAGATAGACGAGGTATCTAAAAAAATACCGTATCCGATGGGATGA
- a CDS encoding TrkH family potassium uptake protein — MNSFLDPDLRTKLVSEWGRISLFFEENIKPFLRFIFGVLGIVSLFILIFLYGFYYPPQWIHPLRLVTMTIVWYLVIYECLSFLFTLTPYRSYLKFHKIEAIVVLVVLLQFFLEEKIESILSQQRTEEVILLFLSLSQLTLAFGGFAHFLRRARLSLGKISPSLVMTGSFAILIFLGTAALCLPRAEARPIQLVDLFFTAVSAVCVTGLSTIDVSQDLTGTGQVILMVLVQLGGLGLMTLTVFFALVLEGQVSVTEKLIVKDLFSQESIGRAGSILKQVAYQTFAIEGIGSVFLYLTFPKELGFSQKELIFQSIFHSITGFCNAGFALFSKGLAEPYFRESYSFLSTLMILIVFGGLGFPTVNQLLKKIRFNGESFRYRFSLGSKLILIMTLSLLIFGWISYWVLERNFSLKDLSWYDQAFHSLFYSVTTRTAGFNTLDTSTMGIPMVFVSLFLMWVGASPNSTGGGIKTSTLALAFLQFYQFFTGKERVDVFGRTVAENSLSRASVAIVLSMFIIFLGIFFIVCFEKPFPFLDICYEVVSAYGTTGLSRGITSKFETPGKLLLCFVMFVGRVGVLTVLLAFVPKRKPRRYWYPEEYVVVG; from the coding sequence ATGAATTCTTTTTTAGATCCCGACTTGCGGACCAAATTAGTTTCCGAATGGGGAAGGATCTCGCTCTTCTTTGAGGAGAATATCAAACCTTTCTTAAGATTTATATTCGGTGTTTTGGGGATTGTTTCCCTTTTTATACTGATATTTTTGTACGGATTTTATTATCCTCCCCAATGGATTCATCCACTTCGTTTAGTTACCATGACTATAGTTTGGTATTTGGTAATTTACGAATGTTTAAGCTTTCTATTCACTTTAACTCCATATCGTTCTTATTTAAAGTTTCATAAGATAGAAGCAATTGTAGTTTTAGTAGTACTATTACAATTCTTCTTAGAGGAAAAAATAGAATCCATTCTTTCCCAACAAAGAACGGAAGAGGTCATACTTTTATTCTTATCTTTAAGTCAGTTAACTTTGGCTTTCGGAGGGTTTGCGCATTTTTTGAGAAGGGCCAGACTTTCTCTCGGAAAAATTTCTCCTTCATTGGTGATGACGGGAAGTTTTGCGATCCTAATCTTTTTGGGGACCGCTGCATTATGCCTTCCGAGAGCGGAAGCGAGACCGATCCAATTAGTGGATCTTTTTTTTACGGCGGTAAGCGCAGTATGTGTCACAGGTCTTAGCACCATAGATGTTTCACAGGATTTAACCGGGACTGGACAAGTAATCTTGATGGTCCTTGTTCAACTCGGCGGTTTAGGGCTTATGACCTTGACGGTATTCTTTGCATTGGTTTTAGAAGGGCAGGTTTCCGTAACGGAAAAACTGATCGTCAAAGATCTATTTAGCCAAGAATCCATCGGAAGAGCGGGTTCGATCTTAAAACAAGTTGCTTACCAAACATTTGCGATAGAAGGGATCGGTTCAGTCTTCCTTTATCTAACATTCCCAAAAGAACTCGGATTTTCCCAAAAGGAACTTATCTTTCAATCGATCTTTCATTCTATAACAGGATTTTGTAACGCAGGTTTTGCCCTTTTTTCAAAAGGCCTAGCGGAGCCTTATTTTAGAGAATCATATTCATTTCTTTCTACCTTGATGATCTTGATTGTGTTCGGCGGTTTAGGGTTTCCTACTGTGAATCAGCTTTTAAAGAAGATCAGATTTAACGGAGAATCTTTTCGATATCGTTTTTCCCTAGGCTCTAAGCTGATCCTGATCATGACTCTATCTTTATTGATCTTCGGTTGGATATCCTACTGGGTATTAGAAAGAAACTTTAGTTTGAAGGATTTGAGTTGGTACGACCAAGCGTTTCACTCTTTATTCTATTCAGTCACTACAAGGACAGCGGGATTTAATACTTTGGATACTTCTACCATGGGGATACCAATGGTATTCGTGAGTTTATTTTTAATGTGGGTGGGCGCTTCCCCTAATTCTACGGGAGGAGGGATTAAAACTTCCACGTTGGCGCTTGCGTTCTTACAGTTTTATCAATTTTTTACGGGAAAAGAAAGAGTGGACGTTTTCGGAAGGACCGTCGCGGAAAATTCTCTTTCCAGGGCGTCGGTTGCGATCGTACTTTCCATGTTTATAATATTTCTGGGGATCTTCTTTATAGTCTGCTTCGAAAAACCTTTTCCTTTTCTGGATATTTGTTATGAAGTGGTTTCCGCTTATGGGACTACTGGTCTTTCAAGAGGGATCACTTCTAAGTTTGAGACTCCCGGAAAATTACTTTTATGTTTTGTAATGTTTGTGGGAAGAGTAGGGGTATTGACGGTATTATTAGCTTTTGTTCCAAAACGGAAACCTAGAAGATATTGGTATCCTGAAGAATACGTCGTAGTCGGTTAG
- a CDS encoding gamma-glutamyltransferase family protein, protein MKKILAYSLSGILVVVLVLVVFYYATSQPGETISFQDPYHTERPTAQGSKLMVASGHPLATKAALEILEKGGNAADAGVAALLVLNVTQGEEASFPGVAPLLYYDQADKKVHSYIGVGTAPAKATIEYFKSRGHDYIPMLKYSSQLVPASPDVIVALLKKYGTKSFEEVSKPAIQIAEEGFPVHRILMRNLNIGVLKRLGLKFLLPYNAKIYVGDKWWKPLHPGERFRRPALSATLKELAEAERLASSSGKNRADSLEALRDYFYKGPIADKIAKAHEEHDGTMVKSDLVRYSADWEVPLQGNYGPYTIFSNRTWNQGAVVPIVLQILDGIDLKSMGHNSKEYVHTVVQAIELAMADREKYFGDPAYVSVPEKGLLSKEYAAERRKLLQSKAFGKTPPSGNPFLFESPANAKKIAYQKEDSVALNKEPFFDLTPNFWERTESGKIGRDTTYLSIIDSKGNSLSLTPSDFPQSPIIEGDITLGIRMTQFRLDPNHPSALVPGKRPTITPNASMVFKDGKFWMSFGTPGGDMQTQAVIQVFLNLVVFGMDPQEAVNAPRFRSLNWPDAFSPHKYYPGRIELEEEIYKKEGKALEALGYEVKEREKWEYDFGAPCISLKDPKTGILYGGADPRKESWAEGK, encoded by the coding sequence ATGAAAAAAATCCTAGCGTATTCTTTGTCAGGGATATTAGTCGTCGTTCTAGTTCTTGTTGTATTCTATTACGCGACTTCCCAACCTGGAGAGACCATAAGTTTCCAAGATCCGTATCATACGGAAAGACCTACCGCCCAAGGTTCTAAGTTAATGGTAGCAAGCGGTCATCCTTTAGCCACCAAAGCCGCTTTGGAAATTTTAGAGAAGGGTGGGAATGCTGCAGATGCAGGAGTGGCAGCTCTTTTAGTTTTAAACGTAACACAAGGAGAAGAAGCTTCTTTTCCGGGAGTAGCTCCTTTACTCTATTACGATCAGGCCGACAAAAAAGTCCATAGCTACATCGGAGTAGGGACTGCACCTGCAAAGGCCACAATCGAATATTTCAAATCACGTGGGCATGATTATATCCCAATGTTAAAATATTCCTCTCAATTGGTCCCGGCTTCTCCGGATGTGATCGTAGCTTTACTAAAGAAATACGGTACAAAATCTTTTGAAGAAGTAAGTAAACCTGCCATACAAATTGCGGAAGAAGGTTTTCCGGTTCATAGAATTTTAATGAGAAATCTAAACATAGGAGTTCTCAAAAGATTGGGCCTTAAATTTTTACTCCCATACAATGCAAAAATTTATGTGGGAGATAAATGGTGGAAACCTCTTCATCCTGGAGAAAGATTCAGAAGGCCTGCGTTATCCGCTACACTGAAAGAGTTGGCGGAGGCGGAAAGGCTCGCCTCTTCTTCCGGAAAAAACCGTGCGGATTCCCTGGAAGCTCTGAGAGATTATTTTTATAAAGGGCCGATAGCGGATAAGATCGCCAAAGCCCACGAAGAGCATGATGGCACAATGGTAAAATCGGATCTGGTTAGGTACAGCGCGGATTGGGAAGTTCCTTTGCAAGGAAATTATGGACCCTATACGATCTTCTCGAATCGTACTTGGAACCAAGGAGCTGTCGTTCCGATCGTTCTACAAATTTTAGACGGGATAGACCTAAAGTCAATGGGCCATAACTCCAAGGAATATGTTCACACTGTCGTGCAGGCAATCGAGTTAGCGATGGCTGATCGCGAAAAATATTTTGGAGATCCCGCTTACGTTTCCGTTCCGGAAAAGGGCCTACTTAGTAAAGAATATGCTGCAGAAAGAAGAAAACTACTACAATCTAAAGCGTTCGGAAAAACTCCCCCATCTGGAAATCCATTCTTATTCGAATCTCCTGCTAACGCGAAAAAGATCGCATATCAAAAGGAAGATTCTGTCGCGCTGAATAAAGAACCTTTCTTCGATCTTACTCCAAACTTTTGGGAAAGAACGGAATCCGGAAAAATAGGAAGAGATACAACTTATTTGAGCATCATCGACTCTAAAGGAAATTCTTTATCTCTAACTCCGAGTGATTTCCCTCAATCCCCGATCATCGAGGGTGATATCACATTAGGGATTAGAATGACACAATTCCGTTTAGATCCGAACCATCCATCCGCCTTGGTTCCCGGAAAAAGACCGACGATTACGCCTAACGCGTCTATGGTATTTAAGGATGGGAAATTTTGGATGAGCTTTGGGACTCCAGGCGGAGACATGCAAACCCAGGCAGTAATCCAGGTATTCTTAAATTTAGTGGTTTTCGGCATGGATCCTCAAGAAGCTGTTAACGCGCCTCGTTTCCGTTCCTTGAACTGGCCAGACGCATTCTCTCCTCATAAATATTATCCGGGGCGAATAGAATTAGAAGAAGAGATCTATAAAAAAGAAGGAAAAGCGCTCGAAGCTCTAGGCTACGAAGTCAAAGAGAGAGAAAAATGGGAATATGACTTCGGGGCTCCTTGTATTTCTTTAAAAGATCCTAAAACAGGGATTTTATATGGCGGAGCCGACCCACGAAAAGAATCCTGGGCGGAAGGAAAATAA
- a CDS encoding potassium channel family protein, translating to MRKKRVAVIGLGDFGIELVKRLYEDGQEVTAIDQDKNKIDRIREFSTYCVAIDSTDESELKEHGLDEMDAVVLAIGDNFENLIVTADALKKIGAINIFARYQSDLNKRVLQMLGIENLFNPEERAAHSMAEQLANSSVKDVTLLGQDYRILEAMVPKHMQGKTVQGAKLREDWNLNLITVKRPKKTRRKSDQRDEEVLGIPSPNLVLSEGDILVLFGKAEDLEQMIGNR from the coding sequence ATGAGAAAGAAAAGGGTCGCAGTCATTGGCCTAGGAGACTTCGGGATAGAACTCGTAAAGAGATTGTATGAAGACGGACAAGAAGTTACGGCAATCGATCAGGACAAAAACAAAATAGATCGTATCAGAGAATTCTCCACATATTGTGTAGCGATAGATTCCACGGATGAATCGGAATTGAAAGAGCACGGTTTGGATGAAATGGACGCTGTAGTTTTGGCTATCGGAGATAATTTCGAAAATCTGATCGTGACTGCGGACGCTTTGAAGAAGATCGGAGCAATCAATATATTTGCCCGTTATCAATCCGATCTTAACAAAAGAGTTTTGCAGATGTTGGGAATAGAGAACTTATTCAATCCGGAAGAACGGGCTGCTCATTCTATGGCAGAACAACTTGCGAATAGTAGTGTAAAAGATGTTACCTTGCTCGGACAAGATTATCGAATTTTGGAGGCTATGGTCCCAAAACATATGCAGGGCAAGACAGTACAAGGTGCAAAGCTCAGAGAAGATTGGAATTTAAATCTGATCACAGTCAAAAGACCCAAAAAGACCAGACGAAAATCGGATCAAAGAGACGAGGAAGTTTTAGGGATTCCTTCTCCGAATCTTGTATTGTCGGAAGGAGATATCTTAGTTCTGTTCGGAAAAGCTGAGGATCTGGAACAGATGATTGGAAATCGTTAA
- the gmd gene encoding GDP-mannose 4,6-dehydratase yields the protein MKKALITGITGQDGSYLTELLLEKKYEVHGIVRRTSSLNRDRIEHLRGNPHLFLHYGDLTDSSNLNRVLEKVQPDEIYNLAAQSHVGVSFEVPEYTAEVDAVGTLRILDAIKQTGVKSRFYQASTSELYGKVQAVPQDEKTPFYPRSPYAVAKLYAYWAVVNYREAFGLHASNGILFNHESPRRGEGFVTRKITLGVAGLVSGKGGPIHLGNLDAKRDWGYAPDYVNMMWMMLQQSEPDDYVVATNETHTVREFIEESFRHLDIQVEWKGKGDQEKGYNKKDGKLLIEVDPSFYRPTEVDLLIGDPAKAKAKLGWEPKVKFKELVEIMIKADCKTVGINI from the coding sequence ATGAAAAAGGCGCTTATTACAGGGATCACCGGACAAGACGGATCCTATCTTACAGAACTTCTTTTAGAAAAAAAATACGAAGTGCACGGGATCGTCCGCAGAACCAGTTCTTTGAACCGGGACCGGATAGAACATCTTAGAGGGAACCCTCACCTTTTTCTTCATTATGGAGACTTAACCGATTCAAGTAACCTAAACAGGGTTTTAGAAAAAGTCCAGCCGGACGAAATTTATAACTTAGCTGCTCAATCTCACGTAGGAGTTTCTTTCGAAGTTCCCGAATACACTGCAGAAGTGGATGCGGTCGGAACTTTAAGGATTTTAGATGCCATCAAACAAACCGGAGTAAAGTCCAGATTCTACCAAGCTTCTACTTCCGAATTGTACGGAAAAGTACAGGCTGTTCCTCAGGACGAAAAAACCCCATTCTATCCGAGATCACCTTATGCAGTCGCGAAATTATACGCATACTGGGCTGTAGTAAACTATAGAGAAGCATTCGGATTGCATGCCTCCAACGGAATTTTATTCAATCACGAATCTCCAAGAAGAGGAGAAGGTTTCGTAACCAGAAAGATCACCCTAGGTGTCGCAGGCTTGGTTTCCGGAAAAGGCGGCCCAATCCATTTAGGAAACCTGGATGCAAAAAGAGACTGGGGTTACGCACCGGATTACGTAAACATGATGTGGATGATGTTACAACAATCGGAGCCGGACGATTATGTAGTAGCGACAAACGAAACACATACAGTCAGAGAATTTATAGAAGAATCTTTTAGACATCTGGACATCCAAGTAGAATGGAAAGGTAAAGGAGACCAAGAGAAAGGTTATAATAAGAAGGACGGCAAACTTTTGATAGAAGTAGATCCTTCTTTTTACAGACCAACCGAGGTTGATCTTCTGATCGGAGATCCGGCAAAAGCAAAGGCTAAACTTGGTTGGGAACCTAAGGTCAAGTTCAAGGAACTAGTAGAGATCATGATCAAGGCAGACTGCAAAACAGTTGGGATCAATATCTAA